The sequence below is a genomic window from Paenibacillus silvisoli.
CCGACCACGCCGCGATCTCTTCCTGCACGCGGACGAGATCGGCTTTAACAGCCGCATCCGCTTGGAACAACGCGGCTTTGCCCGTATCCAGCAGCTTCGCGAGCTGCAATTCCGCCTTCTCCTTGCTGCGGACGACCAGCGCCACCTGTGCGCCATGGTCGATAAGTGCCTCCGCCATGACGCTGCCGAGCGTGCTCGTGCCGCCGAGGACGGCCGCCGTGCGTCCCGTTAAATCAAACAAAGGACTGCTAATCGTAAACGCCTCCGTTATAACCGGTCGGACCCAGGTGAAACGGCTTATACATGCTTAGCACATTCCAGCTGCAGCATGCGCTTCCGGTACGTCTCCGGGCTTGCGCCGACCGTCGTTTTGAACAGCCGGCTGAAATGCGCGAGGTGGTGGAAGCCGACCGCGCGGCACACCTCGGAGACGGACTGCCGGGGCTCGAGCCGGAACATCATTTTCGCCTGATTGATCCGCCGGTTGTATAAGTATTTGAACACCGTTGTTCCGGTTACGTCTTTGAATAAATTCGACAGATACGGCTTCGTCAAATGAAGCGCGCTGGCGATATGATCGAGCGTAATCTCCTCGAGGTAATGGTCCTCCAAATACGAGATGACGCGCTGGACATGCTGCTCCTTCTGCGAACGGTGCTCCCGCTCGTTGACGGGCTCGCTGCACCAATCGCGAATGAGATGGAGCAGCTCGATGACGCGCAGAACGAAACGGTCATAGGCCGTCCGTACGCCAACGTCGTTGGTCATGCCGTAGAGCCGGTTCATTTCCGACAGCAGCATTTCCAGCTCAGCCTGATCCTTCTCGCTTAACGAAATGCGGATGTTGCGCAGCTCGTCGAACGGCTTCAGCAGCATCGCCGCCGTATCCGGTTGAAGCACTTTATGTATGTAGGCGGGATCCATATGAATGATCGTGCGAA
It includes:
- a CDS encoding AraC family transcriptional regulator; amino-acid sequence: MPLTMQWQQPIELMYRNDEPYPGAQFHSHAFYEMYYFQEGECNYLIGDKLITLQPGDLILMHGMTLHCPNPAPHRPYIRTIIHMDPAYIHKVLQPDTAAMLLKPFDELRNIRISLSEKDQAELEMLLSEMNRLYGMTNDVGVRTAYDRFVLRVIELLHLIRDWCSEPVNEREHRSQKEQHVQRVISYLEDHYLEEITLDHIASALHLTKPYLSNLFKDVTGTTVFKYLYNRRINQAKMMFRLEPRQSVSEVCRAVGFHHLAHFSRLFKTTVGASPETYRKRMLQLECAKHV